A section of the Triticum dicoccoides isolate Atlit2015 ecotype Zavitan chromosome 7A, WEW_v2.0, whole genome shotgun sequence genome encodes:
- the LOC119334746 gene encoding uncharacterized protein LOC119334746 produces the protein MATEQPSEKKKPPPEKKAPLPKVVTLNKALKLAQTWVDGMSALEPEELNDKDFEGRPSGLGLGARVAPNAKRAAPTDPVERRLLGKVNAQKRKSAEEDKINTQGVGASDDDSGEPQGRTSACSKKRELPSVTSMPLGKKAK, from the exons ATGGCGACCGAGCAGCCGTCGGAGAAGAAGAAGCcgccgccggagaagaaggccccgCTCCCCAAGGTGGTCACGCTCAACAAGGCGCTCAAGCTG GCCCAGACATGGGTGGACGGAATGAGTGCGCTGGAGCCGGAGGAACTGAACGATAAAGATTTCGAGGGTCGGCCGTCAGG GCTTGGTCTTGGTGCGAGAGTGGCGCCAAATGCGAAGCGGGCAGCTCCCACTGATCCAGTGGAGAGGAGGTTGCTCGGAAAGGTGAATGCGCAGAAGAGGAAGTCTGCGGAGGAGGATAAAATAAATACCCAGGGGGTGGGGGCGAGCGACGATGATAGCGGTGAGCCTCAAGGTAGAACCAGTGCTTGTAGCAAGAAGAGGGAATTGCCTTCTGTTACATCAATGCCGCTAGGGAAGAAGGCCAAGTGA
- the LOC119333112 gene encoding probable glucuronosyltransferase Os03g0107900, whose amino-acid sequence PPPFPTPGPRLSAAADHLRVYVYAEDEVDGLRALLRGRDGSVSAATCLKGQWGTQVKIHQLLLRSRYRTLDKDEAHLFFVPSYVKCVRMTGGLTDKEINQTYVKVLGQMPYFRRSGGRDHIFVFPSGAGAHLFRSWATFLNRSIILTPEGDRTDKRGISAFNTWKDIIIPGNVDDSMVKPDARAVQPIPLMKRKYLANFLGRAQGKVGRLKLVELAKQYPDKLESPELKLSGPDKLGRVDYFKHLRNAKFCLAPRGESSWTLRFYESFFVECVPVLLSDEVELPFQNVIDYTEISIKWPSSKIGPELFQYLESIPEERIEEMLARGREVRCMWVYAQDTEPCSAMTAIMWELQRKVRRFHQSAETFWLHNRSMVNRDLVEFQQWGTPVPLP is encoded by the exons CCCCCGCCCTTCCCCACCCCCGGCCCGCGGCTCTCCGCCGCGGCCGACCACCTCCGCGTCTACGTCTACGCCGAGGACGAGGTCGACGGCCTGCGCGCGCTGCTCCGCGGCCGCGACGGCAGCGTCTCCGCCGCCacctgcctcaagggccagtggggGACGCAG GTGAAGATCCACCAGCTTCTCCTGAGGTCAAGGTACAGGACACTGGACAAGGACGAAGCGCATCTCTTCTTTGTTCCCAGCTATGTCAAATGTGTTCGCATGACGGGGGGTCTCACCGACAAGGAAATCAATCAGACATATGTCAAG GTTCTGGGTCAGATGCCATATTTCCGCAGATCGGGTGGGCGTGACCACATTTTTGTCTTCCCAAG TGGCGCTGGAGCTCATCTGTTTCGCTCGTGGGCAACTTTTCTTAATCGATCCATCATCCTCACTCCGGAG GGTGACCGTACTGACAAGCGAGGTATAAGCGCATTTAATACATGGAAAGACATTATTATTCCGGGGAATGTGGATGATTCTATGGTGAAACCTGATGCTCGTGCTGTCCAACCAATTCCGTTGATGAAAAGGAAGTATTTAGCAAACTTTCTTGGTCGTGCCCAGGGAAAAGTAGGCCGTCTTAAATTGGTGGAGCTGGCAAAGCAGTATCCTGACAAG CTGGAGTCTCCAGAACTGAAGTTGTCTGGGCCTGACAAATTGGGTAGGGTTGATTACTTCAAACACCTGAGGAATGCAAAGTTTTGCCTAGCTCCTCGTGGGGAGTCTTCGTGGACGCTTCGCTTTTATGAATCTTTCTTTGTG GAATGTGTGCCAGTTCTTTTATCAGATGAGGTTGAGCTCCCTTTCCAGAATGTGATTGACTACACCGAGATATCGATAAAATGGCCATCGTCCAAGATCGGTCCTGAACTTTTCCAGTACCTTGAGTCGATACCAG AGGAAAGGATCGAGGAGATGCTCGCCCGTGGACGCGAGGTGAGATGCATGTGGGTGTATGCCCAGGACACTGAGCCCTGCTCCGCGATGACTGCCATCATGTGGGAGCTGCAGAGGAAGGTGAGGCGGTTCCACCAGTCTGCAGAAACCTTCTGGCTTCACAACAGGTCGATGGTGAACAGAGATTTAGTGGAGTTCCAGCAGTGGGGAACACCTGTTCCATTACCATGA